AAATTAAGATTTTATATACCCAAGCCTTCGTTGGAACCTTTACTTTTTTTATTTTTTCTCAACTATTTGAAAATTCAAATTTCTCGATTTCATATAACCTTGTAATTGCCCTACTCTATCAAGGAGTTATTATTGCAGGTTTCGGATTTATAGGACAAACATGGCTTATGAAAAAATATTTGCCTTCAAGAATATTGATTATTAATATTTCTCAACCTGTTTTCGGTGTTATATTAGCTTGGGTCGTTTTAGGTGAAATTCCTGGATTTGAACTTGTTTTTGCAACTATCTTTGTTTTATCAGGTTCTTATTTAGCTTTTAAAAATAGACAGTAATGTAGAAATATTATGATCAGATTATCTAAAATATAAATATGAAAGAGATTTCTAAAAAAATTAAGCTTGCATCTAATCCAAGATTTTCAGGCCCTAAAGTACAAAATAAAATCTTATGCATTCCAGAACATTGTGGTTATTTTTATGCTTGTTTTATAAGCACCAAACGTCCAAACAAAGTTGAAGAGAGAAAATGCTTACGATTTCAATCAGAAAAAAGAAAACCAAAATTAAAATTATCTATTTATTCGCAAAAAATATTAAGTAGTTATTAAAGATTTTTCCCTATGATTTTTTTTGATATCAAGTCTTCTATATATGAATCCTCATAGCCAATTGAACTAAGAACTTCTTTTGTATTTTCACCTAATAAAGGAGCACTAGATAATTTTGCATTACCTGTGGATACATTAAATATCGGACCACTCGATCTAACTTTTCCTCCTGTTTTATGATCAAGCTCAATAACATATTTATTTTTTATAGCTTGCTTATTATCAAGTAACTCTTCTGTGAATTGCATGGGCTCACAAGGTATATCATGGGACCTTAAAAACTTAATCCATTCATCTGTATTTTTTTTAAGAAATTTTGACTCCATTTTAGATTCAAATTCTTTTCCAATTTTTAGCAGCTCTTCTTCTGAAAACTTTTTTGAAAGATCGAATCTAACGTCTTCTAGATCAAATAAACTACTTATTCTTTTTCTAGCATGCATAGCCAAACACCCAAGAGCTAAAGCACCATTTTTAGTTTTATAAGCTCTATAATATTGGGCTATTTGAGGCGCTCCAGCTTGGGAAATATAGTCTTCTTGTATATCTTCAAAAGGTGTTTCATTTTTTATCATGTTATCTTTTTTATTTTCTAGCCATTTCTGTGCAGGGCTTAAATCGTTTTCTATTTCAGCAACTTGCATGGCTTGCATCGATAATGCTTGAGCTAGCAAGCTTGTTTGTAATAAGACTCCTTGACCAGTTAATCTAGCTTGATGAACACCAGAAACAACTCCTAGTGCCATTGCATAACCTGTAGAATAATCAATGTATGAAGATGATTTTACTGCACTTGGTGCTCCATGATAAATTTTGTTTTCCGTCGACATAATTCCTGTGTATGCTTGCATAATTAGATCAAAACCTGGTTCTGCTGCCTTATCACCTAAAGAGCCGTATGCTGTTGATTCTACATACACTAATTTTGGATTTATTTTAGATAGAGATCTATAATCATACTTTAACTTTTCTGAGGTATCTTTTCTGTTATTAGATATAACAGCATCCGCTTCGGAAACTAAACGGTGGCAAACTTCCTGCCCTTCTTCTGACTTTAAATCTATGCATACACTCTTTTTCCCTCTATTCAGTGCAATAAATAGCCTGCTTTCTCCAGGTGGTACAGAAGGGGAAGCATGTCTCCAAGGCTCTCCCATAGGTGGTTCAATCTTAATTACATTTGCCCCTAAATCAGAAAGAAGTTGACCTGCTGTGGGCCCAGCAACAAAATTTCCAAACTCTAAAACAGTTATATCTGATAGCGGACCATTAGATTTCATTTTCATATTTCCTATAAATAATTTTATAGAATTATACTAAAAATTTATAATGATTCCATTTTTTTTGATACTGTTTCTAGATCTTTATCGCCTCGACCAGAGAGTAAAAAAAGAATTGTCTGTTCTTTAGGTATTTCTTTTGACCAATTTGTCAAAAATCCTAGAGCGTGAGCTGGCTCTAAAGCAGGAATTATTCCTTCCTCTACTGACAATAACTTAAAGCCTTTCAAAGCTTCAGTATCAGTAGCAGAGTAATATTGTGCTCTTTCAATATCTTTAAGGTTTGAATGCTCAGGGCCAACACCTGGATAATCAAGACCTGCTGAAATTGAGTGCGCCTCCTGAATTTGTCCAAATTTATCTTGCAATACATAGCTTAGGGATCCATGTAATATTCCAGGAGTTCCTTTAGTTAAGGTTGCAGCATGTTTTTGGGTGTCTATACCTTCTCCACTCGCCTCTATCCCTATGAGTGATACATCTAAATCATCTATAAAAGCGGAGAAAATTCCAATTGCATTAGAACCTCCCCCAACACAAGCTAAAACATAATTAGGAAGGCTTCCTGTTTTTTCTATAATTTGTTTTCTAGATTCAATGCCTATAATAGACTGAAATTCTCTAACAATATATGGGTATGGATGAGGCCCTACTGCACTTCCAATAATATAATATGTACTTTCCACATTAGTGACCCAATCTCTAATCGCTTCATTTACAGCATCTTTTAATGTTTTAGAACCAGAGGTAACAGGTACAACTTTTGCTCCAAGCATTTCCATTCTATAAATATTAGGAGCTTGTCTTTTAATATCTTCTTCACCCATATATACAATACATTCAAGGTTTAGCATCGAACAGGCTGTGGCTGTGGCAACTCCGTGTTGACCAGCACCTGTTTCTGCAATTATTCTTTTTTTCCCGATTCTTTTTGCAAGCAAGGCTTGGCCAATTGCATTATTAATTTTATGAGCACCTGTATGAGCTAAATCTTCTCTTTTAATCCAAATTTTTTGGTTTAGCTTTTCTGATAAGTTTTTTGCGTAATATAATGGAGTAGGCCTACCAATAAAGTCATTTTGTAAGTCGGTTAGTTCCTCCCAAAAAGAATTGTCTTTAGAATATTTTTCATAAGCTTCTTCAATTTCTTTGAGTGAAGACATTAGTGTTTCTGGCACAAACTTACCACCAAATTTACCAAATCTTCCATTGATGGACGGTTTATTTATATTTTTTGAAGTCATAATTTTAATTCTTTATACTTTCAGGATATCAAACTAATAAATTAATTTTTATAGATTTATTTTTGATAAATCGAAATTTCCAAAATAAGGTAGTGCATCTATTGGATTCTTTCCATCAAATTGAATTTTATTAATAATTATTTTTGTAGTTTTAGTATCTACTAGAATACTACTCTTCAATTTACTAATTTTTCCACTAAACTCAGATAAATAATCAGTTACTTTCATATCCAAAATCTTAAATCTTTTATTGTTATGAAAAGAATATACTTGAGGCCAACTATAGAAAGCTCTAAATTTAGCCTCTATTTTTTCAGCGCTATCTTGCCAATCTATATGGCCCTCATGTTTTTTTATAATTTTGGTATATGATGCTTGTTTATCTTCTTGTTTTTTTATGTTTTGGTTCTTTACCAAATTTTCTATAGCCGAATTAATGCCTTTTGATGATTCGTAAAGAAGAATATTTAATAAATCTTCATATTTTTCATTTTTATTCAATTTTATAGGTTGGCTTCTATATAATATATCGCCTGTATCAATGCCTTTATCCATTTTTATGATTGAATATCCTGATTCCTTATCAAGATTTAGTATAGAGCTTTGAATAGGTGATGGTCCTCTATATTTAGGTAACAAAGATGGATGAATATTTATGGATCCAAATTTAGGAATATTAATGATTTTTTCAGGTAATATAGAGCCATATGCACATACAAGAAAAATATCAGGATTAAGTTTTCTTAATTCACTTGAAAAACTTTCATCAATTTTGGTTGGATCAAAATAAGGAATATTTTTCTGATTTGAAAATCTTTTCAATTCAGATTCTTTGAATTTTCTTCTTTTTGTTTTTTTTGGAACTTTTTTTGACACTATTCCTATAATTCTGTGATTTGTAATAACAGAATCTAAAATAGGCTTAATTGATGGAGGCGTTCCAAAAAAAACAATGTTCATAAATCATTAATAATTATATTTAACTCTTATTATTATAATGGCGCTAATGTCTCAATAATTAATATCTCAAATTGAGAATTACTATTTTTATTCAAATTCTTTTGTTTTTGCTAAAAACTCATCAATTATATGAATTTAAAAGGCTTTTATTTAAAATAATTAATGAATATTATTTCTTTTATGCGGACTTTAATCTTCATTTCTTGATTTAGGTTTTATATAAATTTTTTTTCAAAAAATACTTCGTCGCAGATGGTCGCTACTTACAAAAATTTATTTGTATTTAATTTGTTCTTAAGGGGTTTATGCTGGATAATATATTGGCGAATAAAGTATGGTCTGCCTCATTAGGATACCTTGAGATGGTAGTCCCTGAAACTACGTATAAAACTTGGTTAGAAAATACAGAGGGAGTTTCTATCTCTGGAGACTTATTAGTGGTTTCTACTCAAAGTATATTTGCTATTGAAATGCTATCTCAGAGATTAAATAAAACTATTAAGGATGCAATTTATCAAACAAGTAATAAAAATTATCAAATCCAATACACCTTGAGTGGAGATGAGAAAAATAACAGATCTAAGACAACTCAAGGTGCAATTGAGGGAAGTTGGATAAACCCTAGATTTGATTTTAAGTCTTTCATAACCGGAAGCTCCAACTATTTAGCTTATGCTGCTGCTAAAAAAATATGTGAATTACCAGGAGAGATCTACAATCCTTTATACTTATATAGTGAATGGGGTCTTGGTAAAACTCACTTGATACAATCTATTGCTAAAACCTTAAAGACAAAAGGACTCAAGGTGTTATCAGTTTCAGGAGAAACTTTTGTTAATGAATTCGTAAAATCAATTAAAAACAAATCTCCACAAAAAATGAATAAGTATAGAGAGGCAGATGTTTTCATTCTTGATGATATAGACTTCTTTGTAGGGAAAAAACAAACCATTGAATTATTTATTCACATAATAAATCAACTATCAATATCAGGGAAACAAATAGTTGTCACCTCATATAACCATCCAAGCAAACTAGATGTATCAAAGAGACTAACCTCCATATTGAAATCAGGCCTTATAGTAAAAATACAAACACCTGACAAAGAAACCTCTAAAAAATACATTACTAAATCTTTCAAAAAGAACGGTGTGAATATTTCTGAAGAATTAATTGATTTTATAGGTAGTAAAAAATATGATTCTTTCTCTGAAATTGAAGGAATTATTAAGTCACTTGTAGCGCATTCTGATTTATTAAATACAGAAATTACCGAAAGTATGGTTAGAAGCATTCTTCATGACTATAAGCTTGAAAATATTAAAGATATTAATATTTCTAAAGAGAAAATATTTGGTCTTATAAAATATATGTTTGGGATAACTGAGAGAGAAATAATTGGAAGAAAAACTGATAAAAAAACAAGCTTTGCAAGGCAAGTGGCAGCATATTTATTGATTGAAAAGTCAAATTTTTCTATGGCTCAGGCAGGAAAAGTCTTAGGTAATCGTAATCACTCGACCATTATATATTCTGTAAACAAAATTAAGAAAATTATGTTGAAAGATGTTGAACTTAAGCAAGAAATAGAGAAATCTTTAATTCAAAATTAATTTCTAAAAGTTTTTCCAACTCTTTCAACAAATTTATAAACAGTTTTGAACAAATAATTTTATACTTAATATAAATGGGTTCATAAACAATTTGAACACACTTAATTAATACAATTAAATTTAAATATATGTATATAGATAAAGTAATAATAAATATTAAATCTGGTGATGGAGGAAAAGGTTCCATAAGTTTTAATCAAGATTCAAAAAACTCTAGAGGTGGACCTGATGGTGGAAACGGAGGAAAAGGTGGAAGTATTTGGATTATGTGTGATAAAAACATGTCTTCCTTAAATTCCTTTAGACATTCTAAATTTTTCAATGCTGAAAACGGAGGAAATGGTTCAGATCAAAAAAAAACTGGTTTGAACGGTAAAGATCTATTTATAAAAGTACCAGATGGGACCCTTATTCGTGATGTAAAAAAAGAAAAAAATCTTATAGCAGTAATTACTACTGAATCTGAGCCCATAGAGCTATTCAAAGGAGGAAAAGGTGGAAGAGGAAATGTTGCTTTTGTAACCTCTAAAAATAAAGAACCACTTCTTGCAGAAGCAGGAGAAAAAGGTTCAAACTATCAACTTGAATTAGATTTGAGGTTTTTTTCAAATGTGTGCCTTATAGGTCGACCAAATTCAGGAAAATCAAACATTATTCGAAATATATCAAATGCAAAGGTAGAGGTAGCTGAATATCCTTTTACTACAAAACAACCAGTATTGGCTTCAATTAGTAGAGGTTTTAAAAATATTAAAATAGCAGAAATACCTGGCCTTGTTTCTCATAATGAAAAAAATTTAGCATCAGGAAATAACTATCTTAAGCATTTGCTAAGAACCAATACCATAGTCATGGTTATTGATATAAATAATGATATTTTGAAGGAAATAAAATTTTTATTGGATATAGTCAATAATTTTAACCCAATATTGTCTAAAAAAAATATAGGGTTGATAATATCAAAGTATGATTCAAAGTCCAAACTAAATATCTCTCAATTATTATCAGAAATAATCAATAATTTTAATTTCTTCAAGAATAAGATTTTTTTATTATCTAAGAGTTTTGATAAACAAACCGAAGAATTTTTAGCTTTTGCATATAATTCAATTAACAGTTCTGAAAATAAATTTGATATCGATTTGCCAATTATTAGTCTTAAAAAAAATAATGATAAAAGGGTTGTTTATGATGGAGATTCTTTTATTATAAAAGACAAACAATTTGTTCAACTAGCAGAAGGATCTAACCTTAACAATTGGAAAACGCTTATCCAATTTCAATATAAATTAAAATCATCGAAGATCTCCAAAGAACTCGAAAATATTGGTATAAAAAGAGGTGATACCTTAAAAATAGGAGAATATTCATTCAACTGGGAAGAGTAATATGCTAAAAAGTATATTTTTTGGAGGAACATTTGACCCTGTTCACAATGGACATATAGAAGTAATAAAATACATAAAAAATAATTTTAAGTTTAAAAAAATATTTATAGCTCCAGCTGGTAACCAATATATGAAAATTGTTCCCCCAATAGCCACTCCAATTCAAAGATATGAGATGTGTAAACTAGCATTTGCTGATAACGATATTGAATTAGTTGATTATGAAATCAATAAATTATCTCCAAGTTATACTATTGATACTCTAAATTATATAAATAAAAATTATCCAGATTCTAATATCTCTAGTATAGTATTAGGTTCTGATGCATTCGAAGAAATAAATTTATGGAAGAAGGGTTCTTATCTATTAAGTAAATATAAATTCATCGTTTTCTCTAGAAATGACTTATACCAAACCTCTAAAGAAAATGTAAATATAGTAAAAAAATTATCTAATTTGAACTCTTCTGATATTAGAAAAAAAATAAAAGAAAATAAATCTGTTTTATCTTTTACACCGATTGAAATACAAGAATATATAAAGGAAAATAATTTATATAGATGATGGATAATAATATAAAAAAAAGATTACTGAAACGAGCAATTGAATTAAAAGCTATTGAATATGGTGAATTTACTTTGGCAAGTGGAATGAAGTCTAATTTTTATTTCGACGGAAGATTACTTTCCTTAGATCCAGAAAGTTCTAGCATTATTTCTGATTGGGTTCTTGGAAAGCTTATGGAGCTACAAGTAAACTATATTGGAGGTCCAGCAGTGGCTGCTGTCCCAATTATCGGATCTACAGTATATAACGCTTTTATTAAAGGTTATTCTCTTTCAGGTTTTTTTATAAGATCAGAAAGAAAAGATCATGGTCTTCAAAAAAAAATTGAAGGGAATCTTCCAAATAATTCATCAGTTGTTATCATTGATGACACCATGTCAACTGGAGGCTCTTTAATAGATTCAATGAATGCAGTAAAAGAAAATAATTGTGAAATCTTACAGGTTTTGACCGTTCTAGATAGGAAGCTTGGTGGTTCAGAAAAACTTCTAAGTTTAGGCTATAATTATTCTACTATTTTAGAGGTTAATTCATCAGGAGAAATAATTTGAAGACAGAAAGAGAAATTTTTATAAAATCTATTCAATCTCTTGCAGAAAGTGTATATGATTTTCATGATAGGTGGAATTTAATAAATTATAATAAGCCTTCTCATGAAGCAATGAAAGAAAGAAAAGAATTACTTGCCGAAGAAGTAAGTGAACTAAATCAAGAAATTGATAAAACTGATGAATTAAAATCAATAAAATTGCTTTGTAGAGAAGCCGCAGATGTTCTTTATGTTTCAGTGGGACATTTACTTGCTCTCGGAAAAGATGGTCTTGAAGCTATAGACCAGGTTTCACAAAAAAATAATAAGAAAACAAGCAAAACTCATTTTTTTGATAAAAAGGTAAAAAAGGTAAAAAAGCTAAATATCTAAGTTTTTTACCTCTAAGGCATTGGATTTTATAAAATCTCTTCTAGGTTCAACATCGTCACCCATTAATGTTCTAAAGATATCGTCTGCAGATATTGCATCATCTGCAGAAACTCTTAGCATTACCCTATTTTCTGGGTCCATAGTTGTATCCCACAGTTGATCTGGGTTCATTTCTCCTAACCCCTTATATCTTTGAATATTGAAACCAGATTTATCTGCGTTATTTTCAAGTGAAGATATAACTTGACTCCATTCTAGATTTTCTTCAATTACCTCGTCATTTTTCTTTATAGAAAAATGGCCTTTCAAAAATTTTTTTATTTCTGGGTATATTTTTTGAGCTTTTATAATTGATGGATGATTATTTGCTGTAATAGATTCATTGATTTTCTTTATTTCATTATCATCATCAATTATTTCTGAATCAAACAAGTCTGGTTGTATATTTTCTGCTTCATCTTTAGATTCATTTTTATAGGTATCTAAATTTTTTGATGCTAAACTTAAAAATTCTTCATCACTTAGGTTTAGTATCCTAGCTATTTCATTTGATTCACTGAAAGATTTTATATCTGAAATAAATTTACCTATAGAAGCGCCTTTAATTTCTTTATTACCTTCAGAATGTACTATGGAAAAGTTATTATAAATTTTTTCAGATATCCACTTATTTAAATCATTATCTGAATAAATCCACTTACTACTTCTACCTCTTGAAACCTTATATAAAGGAGGCTGCGCAATGTAGAGATTACCTGCTCCAATTAATTCAGGCATATTTCTATAAAAGAATGTAAGCAAAAGAGTCCTTATATGAGCTCCATCAACATCAGCATCTGTCATGATAATAATCCTATGATATCTTAGTTTTTCATGATTAAAATCCTCTCCTAATCCTGTTCCTATAGCTGTAATTAAAGCCACAATTTCTTCGTGAAGTAGCATTTTTTCAGGCCTAGCTTTTTCGACATTTAATATTTTTCCTCTTAGAGGGAGAATAGCTTGGAAATTTCTATCTCTTCCTTGCTTTGCTGACCCTCCAGCAGAATCTCCTTCAACGATATATAATTCAGACTTACTGGGATCTTTTTCAGAACAATCAGCAAGTTTTCCGGGAAGAGAGCCCCCATCAAGAGCGTTTTTTCTAATTATTAGATCTCTAGCTTTCTTTGCAGCTTCTCTTGCTCTTGCAGAAGTTAATGACTTATTAAGGATTTTTTTTGCATCCTCTGGATTGTCTTCTACAAATTCACTTAGTCTTCTTCCTATTATTTGTTCGACAGCCCCTTTGACTTCAGGATTACCAAGCCTTCCTTTAGTTTGACCTTCGAACTGAGGATCTTTTACTTTTACTGAAACTACACACATCAGGCCTTCTCTTACATCTTCACCGGATAATGATTGGATATCTTCTTTAAAAAAACCTTGTTTTTTACCATAATCATTGATGACTCTGGTTAAGGCTGATCTAAAACCTGTTACGTGAGTCCCACCATCCGCAGTTCTTATACAATTTGCAAAAGAAAGGGTGTTATCTATAAAAGATTCATTATATTGAATAGCTGTTTCAACTACTACATCTTCAATTACTTCATTGGCGTACATTATATTTTCATGAATTGAATTTCTTTTTTTATTTAAATTTCTTACAAAACTTTGTACCCCTCCTTCAAACTTAAAAGCAACCTGATTATGGGGCCATAAGTCTTCGTGATAATTTGAAATAAATTGAATATTTAGGCCTTGATTTAAGTATGCCATTTCTCTGAATCTAGTAGTAATTGCTTCATATGAGTAATCTATATCAGGAAAAATTTCTTGATCTGGCAACCATGTTACGGATGTTCCTGTACCTTTTAAATCTTCATCTGTTTGAGCCCTATTCTCAAGAGGTCCATCAGGCTTCCCTTTAGTGTAAGACTGGCTCCAAACTTTTTCATCTCTCCTCACTTCAACCTTTAGCCATGAAGAAAGTGCATTTACTACAGATGCACCTACTCCGTGCAATCCTCCTGAAACTTGATATCCTTTACCTCCAAATTTTCCTCCTGCATGAAGCGTAGTCATAACTGTTTCAACAGCCGAGATTCCTGTTTTTTTATGTTTATCTACAGGAATTCCTCTTCCATCATCTATCACAGTAACTGATTTATCTTTATTTAAAATAACAATGATTTTTGACGCAAATCCAGCCATTGCTTCATCTACTCCATTATCAACAATTTCATGAATAAGATGTTGAACTCCCTCTAAACCTGTAGTTCCAATATACATTCCGGGCCTTTTTCTTACTGCCTCAAGTCCCTCCATAACGGTTATATCTTCAGCGCTGTAATCTTTAGAACCCTTATGATTATTATTTACATTTTTTTTAGCCATTCTTAAAATCTTTTCTCGCGCGCGCGCGTTTATTTTAGATAGTAATCCAAGATACTATGCCTAAATACTATATTATAGAAAAGAAAATATATAGTGAGATGACTTAAATTTCAAATTTAGATGAAATTTTGAACTAAAAATTTTTTTTATAAAAAAACAGTTTATAAACTTGACTTAATTATTTCCCAAGATGAAGATATTTCCCAAGAGATTAAAAATTATTAGGAATATTCATAAAATGGAAATAACCAAGGAAATTCAAAAGCTAATGCTTGAAAGAATGTGGACAATTAGATCTTTTGAAGAAAAAGTAATTGAAGTTCATGAAGCAGGAGAGTTTGTTGGCCCAGCACATCCTTATATTGGTGAAGAAGCAGTTGCTGTAGGCGTATGTTTGGCATTGAAAGATACTGATTATATTGCTGGCAATCATAGATCTCATGGTCATCCACTTGCTAAGGGCGGGAGCATAAAAAAAGCTATGGCTGAAATTTATGGAAGAGTAGATGGCTACTGTAAAGGAAAAGGCGGCTCAATGCATCTGGCAGACTTTTCTGTAGGTATACTAGGAGAGTCAGGAATAGTTGGTTCTTCTGTTCCTGTTGCTACTGGAGCTGGCTTAGCTTCTAAAATGGGGAAAAAAGATTTTGTTTCGGTTGTTTTTTTTGGAGACGGCGCTTCTAATCAGGGGGCTTGTCACGAATCAATGAATCTCGCTTCTATCTGGAAGCTTCCAGTCATATTTGTTTGTGAAAATAATCAATATGCCATAACCAATTCATATGAAAATTCAGTAGCTGTGGATAATGTTTCGGATAGGGCAGTTGCTTATAATATGCCAGGAATTTTAGTCGATGGGCAAAATGTTGAAGCCATGTATGAGGCAACATCAGAAGCTGTTAAGAGAGCAAGAAACGGAGAAGGGCCTACTCTCATAGAAGGTTTGACATATCGTTTCGAAGAGCATTCTCTTGGCTTGGGAAAGATCAGAAGAGGAGAGTATAGAGACAAGTCAGAAATAGATAAATGGAGAGAAAGAGACCCTATAGATATTCTTACAAAAAAATTAATAGACAGAGGAATTCTTACTAACGAAGATTGTAAAAAGATTGAAAATAATTCTAGGTTAGAGATAGAAGAGGCAGTTAACTTTGCAAGAAAAAGTGAATTTCCTGGACCAGATGATTTATTCGAAGGAATGTGGGCAAATCCTATACCAAAACCTTAATTAAACGGAGTAATTTAATGGCAGAAAAATTATTTGCTGATGCTATAAATGAAGCTATAGCTGAAGAAATGAGAAGAGACCCTAATGTATTTATTATGGGAGAAGATATAAGATTATCTATTTATGGAGCTACCAAAAATTTATATAAAGAATTTGGAGAGGAAAGGGTTTTAGATACGCCTTTGTCTGAAAATGGTTTTTTTGGAGCAGCAATAGGTGCTTCATTAGTTGGCATGAGGCCTATCGTAGAAACAGTAACTAGCTTTATGTGGGTGGCAATGGATCAATTAATATCACAAGCTGCAAAAATGAGATATATGTTTGGAGGCCAAGCAACATTACCGGTTGTTTATAGAGCATCAATGGCTTATGGTGCAGGTTCGGCTGCTCATCATTCTGATAGAAACTATCCAATGTTTATGAATATGCCAGGAGTAAAGATCGTTGTTCCAGCGACATCTGCTGATGCTAAAGGGCTACTAAAGACTGCTATCAGAGACGATGATCCTGTAATAATTTTTGAAGATACAAACTTAATGGGAACTAGAGGAGATGTAACAGAAGAAGAAATACCATTTGGTAAAGCTGAGATATTAAAAAAAGGTAATGATTGTACAATAGTAGGAATAGCTGGTTCGGTAAAGCTTGCATTAGAAGCAGCTAATAAACTGGAAAAAGAAGGAATATCTTGTGAAGTAATAAATCCAAGAACCTTAGTTCCTTTGGATAAACAATTAATTTTATCTTCAGTTGAAAAAACAGGTCGGCTGGTAATTGCTGATCCTGCACATAAAGTATGCTCAGCTGCTTCTGAAATTTCTTCAATTATTGCTGAAGAAGGGTTTTGGTTTTTACAGTCTCCAATTATAAAAGTAGCTTCTGAACAAGTTCACATACCTTATGCCCAGACTCTAGAGGCATTAGTTTATCCTAATATTGAAAAAATTTCAAAAGCCGTTAAAGAAACAATGGAAATAGAATAAATGATAAAAGCTCTAACATTTGATTTGTTTGGCACTATTTTAGATTTAGAAAAAAGTACTTATCCGTCTATAAAAAATATTTTAGATAATAATAAATCTTCAGTAACCCCTCAAGAATTTTGGGCCTTCTTACGTCACAGACAAAGAATAGAACAATATCAAGATAATATTCTTGATCTTGGTCACAGCGGTTATCTTATAACTGTCAAAAATGCATTTAAGTATACTTCTAGAAAATTTAATATGGAGCCGTCATTAAGTGAGTTAGAATTATGGGATGATAATTGGCAGAATTTAATTCCATTTGATGATA
The genomic region above belongs to Dehalococcoidia bacterium and contains:
- a CDS encoding chromosomal replication initiator protein DnaA — translated: MANKVWSASLGYLEMVVPETTYKTWLENTEGVSISGDLLVVSTQSIFAIEMLSQRLNKTIKDAIYQTSNKNYQIQYTLSGDEKNNRSKTTQGAIEGSWINPRFDFKSFITGSSNYLAYAAAKKICELPGEIYNPLYLYSEWGLGKTHLIQSIAKTLKTKGLKVLSVSGETFVNEFVKSIKNKSPQKMNKYREADVFILDDIDFFVGKKQTIELFIHIINQLSISGKQIVVTSYNHPSKLDVSKRLTSILKSGLIVKIQTPDKETSKKYITKSFKKNGVNISEELIDFIGSKKYDSFSEIEGIIKSLVAHSDLLNTEITESMVRSILHDYKLENIKDINISKEKIFGLIKYMFGITEREIIGRKTDKKTSFARQVAAYLLIEKSNFSMAQAGKVLGNRNHSTIIYSVNKIKKIMLKDVELKQEIEKSLIQN
- a CDS encoding CoA transferase: MKMKSNGPLSDITVLEFGNFVAGPTAGQLLSDLGANVIKIEPPMGEPWRHASPSVPPGESRLFIALNRGKKSVCIDLKSEEGQEVCHRLVSEADAVISNNRKDTSEKLKYDYRSLSKINPKLVYVESTAYGSLGDKAAEPGFDLIMQAYTGIMSTENKIYHGAPSAVKSSSYIDYSTGYAMALGVVSGVHQARLTGQGVLLQTSLLAQALSMQAMQVAEIENDLSPAQKWLENKKDNMIKNETPFEDIQEDYISQAGAPQIAQYYRAYKTKNGALALGCLAMHARKRISSLFDLEDVRFDLSKKFSEEELLKIGKEFESKMESKFLKKNTDEWIKFLRSHDIPCEPMQFTEELLDNKQAIKNKYVIELDHKTGGKVRSSGPIFNVSTGNAKLSSAPLLGENTKEVLSSIGYEDSYIEDLISKKIIGKNL
- the fmt gene encoding methionyl-tRNA formyltransferase — its product is MNIVFFGTPPSIKPILDSVITNHRIIGIVSKKVPKKTKRRKFKESELKRFSNQKNIPYFDPTKIDESFSSELRKLNPDIFLVCAYGSILPEKIINIPKFGSINIHPSLLPKYRGPSPIQSSILNLDKESGYSIIKMDKGIDTGDILYRSQPIKLNKNEKYEDLLNILLYESSKGINSAIENLVKNQNIKKQEDKQASYTKIIKKHEGHIDWQDSAEKIEAKFRAFYSWPQVYSFHNNKRFKILDMKVTDYLSEFSGKISKLKSSILVDTKTTKIIINKIQFDGKNPIDALPYFGNFDLSKINL
- the nadD gene encoding nicotinate (nicotinamide) nucleotide adenylyltransferase, which translates into the protein MLKSIFFGGTFDPVHNGHIEVIKYIKNNFKFKKIFIAPAGNQYMKIVPPIATPIQRYEMCKLAFADNDIELVDYEINKLSPSYTIDTLNYINKNYPDSNISSIVLGSDAFEEINLWKKGSYLLSKYKFIVFSRNDLYQTSKENVNIVKKLSNLNSSDIRKKIKENKSVLSFTPIEIQEYIKENNLYR
- the trpB gene encoding tryptophan synthase subunit beta, with the translated sequence MTSKNINKPSINGRFGKFGGKFVPETLMSSLKEIEEAYEKYSKDNSFWEELTDLQNDFIGRPTPLYYAKNLSEKLNQKIWIKREDLAHTGAHKINNAIGQALLAKRIGKKRIIAETGAGQHGVATATACSMLNLECIVYMGEEDIKRQAPNIYRMEMLGAKVVPVTSGSKTLKDAVNEAIRDWVTNVESTYYIIGSAVGPHPYPYIVREFQSIIGIESRKQIIEKTGSLPNYVLACVGGGSNAIGIFSAFIDDLDVSLIGIEASGEGIDTQKHAATLTKGTPGILHGSLSYVLQDKFGQIQEAHSISAGLDYPGVGPEHSNLKDIERAQYYSATDTEALKGFKLLSVEEGIIPALEPAHALGFLTNWSKEIPKEQTILFLLSGRGDKDLETVSKKMESL
- the cgtA gene encoding Obg family GTPase CgtA, whose product is MYIDKVIINIKSGDGGKGSISFNQDSKNSRGGPDGGNGGKGGSIWIMCDKNMSSLNSFRHSKFFNAENGGNGSDQKKTGLNGKDLFIKVPDGTLIRDVKKEKNLIAVITTESEPIELFKGGKGGRGNVAFVTSKNKEPLLAEAGEKGSNYQLELDLRFFSNVCLIGRPNSGKSNIIRNISNAKVEVAEYPFTTKQPVLASISRGFKNIKIAEIPGLVSHNEKNLASGNNYLKHLLRTNTIVMVIDINNDILKEIKFLLDIVNNFNPILSKKNIGLIISKYDSKSKLNISQLLSEIINNFNFFKNKIFLLSKSFDKQTEEFLAFAYNSINSSENKFDIDLPIISLKKNNDKRVVYDGDSFIIKDKQFVQLAEGSNLNNWKTLIQFQYKLKSSKISKELENIGIKRGDTLKIGEYSFNWEE